CGTTTTGCTGGTAGAGGATCTTgtctcaatgttgatggctgctgactgatcagggtggtggttgcagAAAGTTGGGGCGGCTGTGGcaacttcttaaaataagacaatgaagtttgcagcattgactcttcctttcacaaaagatttctctatgttgcatgcaatgctgtttgatagaattttactcacagtagaacttctttcaaaattggagttaaTCCCCTCAAAACTGGCTGCTGCTTTGTCAACTAAGTTTGTGTACTCTTCTAAAAACATCCTATGTGGTCATTTCAGTGAGGTTCGCAGCCTCTTCACTGGgaggagattccatctcaataaaccaCTTTCTCTGCTCATCCATAAGGAGTAACTCCTCACTCCACTCCTCacctgttcaagttttatcatgcgGTTGCAGCAGTGCAGCCACATCTTCAGTTAGGATTCACTTCTAATTCAAGTTCTCTTgttatttctaccacatctgcagttactacCTGAAGCCTTGAACCCCTCGGTTATCCATTAGACtggaatcagcttcttccaaactcctgttaatgctggggagttttttttttgggggggggggacaggggcttgctttgtcacccagagaaggggtctcactctgtcacccaggctggagtgcagtggcacaatcacagctcgctttctgggctcaagtgaccctctcacctaagcctcccaagtagctgggactacagacgtgcgccaccacacccagctaatttttaaactattctaTACAAAGTCTTACCTTGTTGCCCTTGTTCaagggtgatcttgaactcctgggctcaagggatcctcctgcctcgacctcccaaagtgctgggattagccaccatgccagccataaatttaaaaaaaaaaaaaaaagctgggtacagtggctcacacctacagtaccagctacttgggaggctgaggtgggaggatcacctgagcccaggagttcaaggctgcgatgagctgtgatcgcatcattacactccagcctgggtgacagtgagactccacgTCTAAAAACATCAGGCATTTACAATTATACTTCCAAGTGTGATCTTGAGCCTTAAGGTTTTACTTACTCTTACATCATCAGCATCTTCTTTTAACTTTGTCAGAAATCTGACTTCAATGACAGTAACTTGATTACACATCTGAGTTGTCACAGAATATGCACAGAAGGGCCTCAGTAGAGCAATGCCGCCAATAAgagaagtttaaaattattttcacagttCCTCTTGTCCTTGGGGTGGACCCATCCCAGGGCGTAAATTAAATTACTACATTTTTACATTACTTAGAATAGTTCCTTGGTGGTTAGGCCCCCATTAGAAACCAACTTAAGTTTATTTGTTGTCCTAACTTCCACTTTTAGAGGCTGCTTTAAAGAATTTGCGTTTGGTCTTTTGTggcaatataaaatatttttcaaatagtaaccattttaaaacattttatcctTGGGCTGGGCGCCATGGTCATGCctcagtcccagcactttggccatAGCACTCTTGCCTTTGAGGGGTCGACTTTCGTTGTCTCACACATCCCTGCTGAAGCATATGTACCTTTTCCCCGTGATACACACCCTGCGGCTGGGAGTCGACTGCGGGGGATGCACCACCACAAGTCCACCCGAGACGTGGCTTCTGGTTTTAAGTCCcgattaaatgtttatttatgagAAACTGAACTTGTCAGACTCTTTCTTCAGCCCCTTAGCTCCCTCGGTCTTTGGGGGCAGGTCTGCATATACCTGCTCACTGACGAACAGTATCTTTGGGACCAGCACGTCCAGGATTACGTTGGTCTCTCCTCCAGGAATCTACAGGAGGAAGGAAGCTAGACGTTGCAGCTGATCTTGGAACTTCAACTGGTATTCGCAGTTTCCCTTTTTTACTAAGCACTTTGCTTTCCCCCTGTCGTTTTCCTGGAAAGATTCCAGGGGTGGAGGGTAGCAGGGCCATCTCGGGATAGTACCACAGCCCACCCACCATCAGTTCCAACAAGCTCTACCATGTTCCCATAATGATTTACCTGGATGTTTTAATCCAGTTAGTTAAGGAATTCTTAGCAGACAACCTGCAAAAAGCCTGGATATATAATACTGGGGGAGGTGGGCCTGGGGTCATGGTGGGGTCAGTGTCCCCATGACCTTGTGATTCTCACTCTTGGTTCACTGTTGTCCAGACCAAAGCCTTCCCCACCCCGTGAAGATTCACAGCCCTGAAGGGCCTTGGGGGCAATGCGTGGATGAGATTTCATGGCATCTGGATCCAGGTGGCTTCTTCCCTGTTGTGGTTTGCTTGTGAACTCATCAAAATGgccaaactttttattttactgtattatttatgtattttgagatggggtatctctctgctgaccaggctggagtgcagtggtgcaatcacagctcactgcagcctgacctctctgattcaagtgatcctcccgcctcagcctcctgagtagctgggattacaggcacaggccaccatgcccggataactttggtatttttgttttgttttgttttgttttagacggagtctcactctgtcaccaggctggagtgtagtgacacgatcttgttttgttttgtttttttacacggagtttcactcttgttgcccaggctggagtgcagtggcgcaatctccagctcaccgcaacctccacctcctgggttcaagcaattctcctgcctcagtctcccgagcagctgggattacaggcatgtgccaccacgcccggctaattttgtatttttagtagagatggggttttcccatgttggtcagggttggtctcaaactcccaacctcaggtgatccgcccgcctcggcctcccaaagtgctgggattacaggcgtgagccactgcgcccagctaccatcttggctcactacaatatccgcctcccaggttcaagcgattcttctgcctctacctcttgagtagctgggactacaggctcgagccaccatgcccagctaatttttgtatttttagtagagaggaggtttcatcattttggctaggatggtctcgatctcttgacctcgtgacccgccctcctcagcctcccaaagtgctgggattacacgcatgagccaccgcgcccccccagtttttgtattttttgtagagacggagtttcctcatgttgcccaggccggtttcaaactcctggactcgagtgatccacctgcctcggcttctcaaagtactgggattacaggtgtgtgccactgtgcccaaccaaaaaaatttttttaatcttgtgtGAATATTCACGATGGTAGAGGGGAGAAGCCCTGCTCAAGCCACCTGGGGCAGAGTCATTTTTCCCGGCAAGGAAGTTTACTGGGAAGCTTCCCCTGAAATGGACGTCGATGTCTGGGTTCCCTGGGCACCTTCCCAGCAGCACTCGGATCAGTGGACAAAAGGTAGTCTGTCTGGTAGAGCAGAAGGAATCAAAGCCGCTAGGTTATGTGAACAAAACCAGCAGAAACCACAGGCAAAACAAGCCCAGCAGCGAATTTCCTGAAGCCCTCATTCCTTCCCCATTTCCGAGGAAGAAATCTACAattacagagggaaaaaaaataaaaactttcaaattttaGCAACAAATGGCTTTGGCGCGTTTGCATTCTCGCCAGTCTTCAAGCAGTAGATAATTTTTATGCTTCTTCAACAGTTACAGTTTACCTCTGATGCTGGCCCCCTCTCGCTGTGCCACCCGCAGACTCTcgccccctccctctctccctccctcacaaAATCTGGGACTTGGCACCCTCGGTCCCCCACAGGCATCAGCATTTGGGTGAGAAAATATCAGGCTCAGGCTGCTCTTAACCACGTTTATTGAGAGGGGCCAGGGAAGGGGACGGGACGGTCCGCCCCGCAGTGGGATTTTCAGCCCCCGCGGGTGGGCAGCGTCTTGTCCTCAGGTGCAGCTGCTCCAGTCTCGGCTCAGCCAAACATCGTCAGGAccccctggaaagcagaggccgAGCTTGAGGGCCCCAACCCTGCCCCCAAGAACTCAGGCTATGCCGGGAGTGGGAGCGGGGCGGGTCCGCTGGCGTCTCCGGGGACGCGCACCCGCGCGGGGCCACCTCCGCCTTCCCCGCCCCTGCAGCTCGGATGCGCCCCACCCGGTTCCCACCGGGAGACCCAGGCTTATCCCAGGGACAGGGCTTGGAGGGCCGGACAGGAAACAGCCGTGACTAGGGCCTGGACACCTCTGGTGCAATTTTGAGGCTGGCCGGGAAGGGACGCGGGTGCAGGAAGCTTCCCGGGGTGCCCACGTTACCAGCAGGGTCTTCAGTGCCCCCATGGCCTCGGGGCCCAGCTCAGCCACACACTTCTGGGAGCCCTCTACGAGGTGGTTCACGGGGATGCCCAGGCTTGCCAGCAGGAGTTTCAGCAGGTTGAGGGTGCCGAGGGGGTTGAGGGTGCCGAGGGGGTTGGCCGCGCCAAGGGGGTCGGCCGCGGTGCCGAGGGGCTTGGCCAGGGTCCCGGCCGCGGCCTCTGTTCCCGACTCCAGCTCAGTGACAGGCTGGGCCACATGCTTGGCCGAACCCACAAAGAAAGCAGCAGCTGCAAGCAAACAGGGAGGGGTCACCGCCTGCGCGCGGGGGTCTCCAGAAGGCGGGCCCAGGACGCGCCCCCGCGGAGGGCGCCCAGGAACCGTCGCGCCCTGCCCGGCTCCCTGACCGCCCTCTCCGTCCTGCGCCGAGGCCTGCCGGGAGCGAGCCCCGGGGGCCTGGGGAGGCGGCCCCGCGCGGACACGCTGCAGGGACACCGGAGTGGCCTGAGGGTGGCGGGAGGACCGGTGAACTCTGTGCAGGCTCCAGGGCGGGCCCCCAAGGAGGGGACACTCGCGCTGCACCTTGCAGGATGAGGGGACGGTGGCCAGACAGGGGACAGACGGCCGTCCCCCAGCCACGGGCGGCCCCTGTCCTGGCTCGAGGCTGGAGAGAGCCCTGAAAGGAGGGAGGCCTAGGGCTGCAGGCGCGGGGAGCGCAGGCGCGGGGCCTGGGACGGGCCGCGGGGTAGCGGAGCCCTCCGGGCGCTGGGTGAGGCCGGAAGGACCCTGGGATCCAGGATCCGCGCAGGCAGGGGCGGGGCACAGCGGGCGCCGAGGCCTCAGGCCCCACCGTGCGGGCCAGGAGCCCAGGGCGCTCACCGGAGCCGCAGGACAGGGCCACGCAGAGCCCCAGGAGGGCGGCGGCGAGCTTCATGGCGCAGGGGCTCGGGGCGCGCTGGGGACCTGCGGATGCCCGGGCCTGGCCACGAGGCTTCATATACCCGGTCCTCGCCCCTCCAGGGCCGGCCTCGCCCATGCTCCGCTCATGGCCGAGCCCTGGCCAACTTCCTGCTGCGGCCGGCGGGCCCTGGGAAGTCAGTGACCCCTTCCCTGCCTGGGGTACTTCCTCTTGGCAGGGGCTGGGACCCAGAGCTGGGCCTTCTGCGAGCAGGCGGGCCTGGCCTTTGTCTCCCCGAGGCCCACCCGGTCCGCACCTTCACTTTGCGGTCTGACCCCATGGGCCTCACTGCAGGGCTGGGCCCTGGTGAGGCGGAGGTTCCCTCGCGCCAGAGCAGGTGCGCGGGCGGCGCAGGTCGGTGATCCCAGACCGTGGCAATGTCAGGCAATGGGGGTCCTCGTGGGCGCCTTCTGGGcttggggaagccaaggtggagGCGCCAGAGACGATCAGGCCTCACTCCTGGCCACCTCCCTGGCCGGGCCACAGGCAGCCATCGTGCAAACAGAAAGAGCTGGGGCGTTTTTCTGTCTTCGCAACTAGCCTGGACACTAGTGGATGGGCCTGGTTGGTTCCAGAGTCTCTCTAAATGTCCTCACTTGTCTGTCACTGCAGAAGTGTGACAGATGGAGAGCAAAACACTTTTTGAAAAGTTTTGTAAATGATACataaattaatttacttttagCCCTTTTTTCCCCGTCTATTTTTTGACCCCAGGCATCCAGCATTGAGTGACTCACTTTTTGGTTCATGGCTGATCTCAGCATTCGTTGGTGCAAAGCCTCTCTTATTTTGTAATGCATGGTGAACCGGCTCCTGGGTGGGAAGACCTGACTCTTCAGGCAGTGTCCTGGGATTCCTTTGCCATGGCTGATAGCATGTCTTATCCCTCAGCCACCCGAAGCTACTGCGGCCTCCTCCGCACCTGCAGACAGTTGTGGCTTGCTAACTGTCACAAACAGGTGCACACATTCACATTGTTCTGTTCATttacacttgttttttttttttccgagacagagtcttgctctgtcgcccaggctggagtgcagtggcgtgatctcaactcactgcaagctccaccttgctgcttcactccattctcctgcctcagcctcccaagtagctgggactacaggcgctgccaccacgcccagctaattttttgtgtttttagtagagacggggtttcaccgtgttagccaggatggtcttgatctcctgacctcgtgatccgcctgccttggcctccgaaagtgctgggattacaggcgtgtcgCTTACACTTTTTCTTGACTATTTTGTTTGGGGGATTTTTGTATTATAAATCTGGAGTTtggttgtgttgtgttttgttggTCATCATGGAAGTAATTTTAAtgggaaatacattttctttttaaaaaacattttgaaattaattcCTTTTTGGTGCAGGCAAAGACActgtcttgccatgttgcccaggctggtctcgaactcctgagctcacacaatcctcccacctcagactcccaagcagctgggattagaggtaagagccaccaca
The Macaca mulatta isolate MMU2019108-1 chromosome 6, T2T-MMU8v2.0, whole genome shotgun sequence DNA segment above includes these coding regions:
- the SCGB3A1 gene encoding secretoglobin family 3A member 1 — translated: MGEAGPGGARTGYMKPRGQARASAGPQRAPSPCAMKLAAALLGLCVALSCGSAAAFFVGSAKHVAQPVTELESGTEAAAGTLAKPLGTAADPLGAANPLGTLNPLGTLNLLKLLLASLGIPVNHLVEGSQKCVAELGPEAMGALKTLLGVLTMFG